In Xiphophorus hellerii strain 12219 chromosome 8, Xiphophorus_hellerii-4.1, whole genome shotgun sequence, the genomic window AACCAAAGTGATACAAACACCAAAAACCCAACACAAATCAGTTCATAGACTATTGACCCTGTCTTATAAAACTTTACTAAATACTtagtcaaaaatacttttttgtcttGTGTGTGGAGGAACAACTCACATGTATTGCTAACGTTTGAGTTTAACATGTCCTTCCACACAAACTGCCATCTAATCaaaattttatctttatgaTATTGTTCTTTCCAATTGAATTCAAATCAGATCATTTACACAGCCATTCACTTTGTCGCCCTGAAACCTGTTGAAAGTTTATATGACTGTGAGGTTGATTTTATGGTGTGCAGAAAAATCCactcttgttttatttccagatttttgaTAATGATTTCTTCACTCATCCTTTCCTTTTTACCTATGCCATGCTGTGATAATATGAGGAATATTTTAAAGGCCATCAACTAAACCAGTTGGTATTAATTTAAACTGATAAGCAGTGCTTTCTGAATACTGACAGATTCgagggatttttcttttcttatgcCTTTTTGTCGTCATATACtcaattatttccttttttaatggCTTAATTTATGGACTTGTTTTCATCTTGTAGCCTGTGTGGATTAGATGGGTGTTACATATAGTGTGAGTTTCAATCAGTAGCgcaattttaattgcatttgagaaaaatattgaGGGTTTATCTTCATTCTGACTGACTATTTGAAACGTGTTTTATAACTGGTGTGATCTTTATCAGATACGcacatttgaaacagaaaaagtctAGTCGAAACTGGCCCCTGTCCTTGTTTTTGGTAGCAGgtgaagatgaaaaaaagagagagaaaaaaaagccccGCCCGCCTCCAGCGCGGTGCGCCGCACCTGTCCTGTTTAGAGACGGGAGCAAACTGGAAAGTGTCCTCCCACTGCAAAGTTTCAGTCGGACTTGTTTTTAATGCCCTCACTCATAGGTGTCAAAAGTCAGTCGCACCTAGTCTCTGAACACGAGGTTAGGGACTGAGAACAACCATGCCGTCGTTATTCAGAAGAAGAGATACAGAATGGGTCCGCACGACGATGCGCACCCCGGGGATCCTGATCTTCGGAATGGTGATGGCTCCCTGCGGATGGATCCTGAGTCTCGTCACTACCGTGGCCCCAAATTGGAGGACTCTGCAAGGTTTCACCAATCTTCCAGCTAATCGGGTCTACGAGCAAGGGATCTTTGACGTCTGCATTGCCGCCACAGCCACTGAAAGGCAGCAGTGTGGTCAAACGGACACCACTTACTTCTCGAACAACATCATTCCGATCTCTAAGGGTTTGATGTTGGGCTCCCTGATTGTGAATCTGGTGGGGATTGCTGTGGCCATCCCGGGGGTGCGCTGCTGGAAAGACCAACCTCGGTGGGCGCTCTGCACAGTGGCCGGCGTTCTTATCTTCTGCTCAGGCGTCCTGACCCTCATCCCTGTCTCCTGGTACACTCACATCATCAACGACATCACTACAGCCACCGCGCGGATAGACATCCGCGCCGGCTACTGTATCGTACTGGGCTTCATCGGTGGAATATTTGAAGTCCTGGGTGGCATCGTCATGGCCCTCGGTTGCTGCCGCTGCTGTGGCGGGAGGAACCGCGGAGAGAGGCCGATTGAAGAAGTCCTCGGCCCCAGGAGCCAACCGAAAAGGGAACCGAGACGCGTGGAGGTGCCGAGCCTGAGCCGACCCAGGAGCAGCGCCGCCAGCAGCTATCCGGCCTCCGTCGATGATGACATAGATGTGTCCTTCCCCAGGGCCAAGAGCCCCGGGGCCCGCTCAGGAGCCAGCAACCCCTCCTTCACCGGCAGACCGTACGATGTTGATCTATGAGACCCATCTGAGTGAGGGAAATGAGTCAGAGACTTGTTATAAAACGGGGGAAATGAGAAGATAGGGAACAAAAAATGAAGAgtattgtagtttttaaatagGCAACGCATCAgctataaaaattacatttgttgtaATTGGAGAACAAAAATGAGTATGTCTAGCGATCAATCTGTTGTGAATGAAGAAAGAATTTTTGTAAATGCTGCTGCTTACGATCTTCTCAGCTTTTGTActtctgttttatgtaaatactgTGTTCTTATGCACTTTATAAAAGGCAGTCTCTGTTGAAAGAAGCTTCCCCAAATGGATAATGTGTTGCCATTTGTTCTGAATGTCTATTAAATGTGCACTCTGCTTCCTAACTGAGCCCCCGTTTTTACTTAAAAGTGCAAAGAATTGGAGATGTTTGCTTTAGCTGGAAACTTATGTTTGCTGTACATGTCTATTGGTTTAGGTTAAAGCTGGGTGGAGCATTTGCTGTTGGAGCAAAgtatgatgaaaaatatttgcaatgatgataaaattagaaaaatatggctaAGGACAATATTTTCACCTCCCtccacacaaagaaacaaagcgACTGCCTTCTTTCCAAGTtgcattttatatttctctttTCCTCAGTTCCACATGTTTACTGGCTTCTCCTCCCAAAGTATACAGACAATGTAGTCCGACCTGTCTGAGAGGCTGGGCTCTTTATGCATCCTGTACAACagcattattttctttgttcgAGCAAAAAAGAAAGGTGAGGTTCCTGGTGAGTCTTTTGTCACTACATGGTCCTGCAAGAAATTGCAATGCAGTTCTCCTTGCAGAACCTGTTATTTAAGGCACAGTCTCAGTCAAGCTtaaatgaaagcattttttaaaaatacatacgCTCTTCTCAAATTTACAACTTCATGACAATGCATTAAAAAACTATTACTTCGAAACTGCTGAACTCGGTATATTCAAAATTGTATATTTGTATGcaattgtatatttaaaatcGAGTTTATGgatttgaaatgttattttaaaagagATCCAAAATATGAAGTATTTTCCTCCATACAAGTAGGAGTCAGGTTTTGATTAGCATTGCAGttttggatggggtcaaagaaaaaaaagcatgctTCAGCCCTGATCAGTGACATATTTCCTGaattctttaaatatatatgaatttgatttttattctcTGGGACCTCCTGATAGTCAAATTACTCCATAATATAAATACTGGATTAACAGTTTTAACATATAGTGGTCAGAGATGGTTGAATACTATGAAAAATGTATAATCACAActtgaatttaataaaaaattaatacttTAGCAGTTGCATATAACCACAGTGACATTAAAAAAGTGTATTTCATGGAAGTCAGTGGAATATTTTTTAGCAAGAAAGGTGTTGAGGGAGAATCTGGCACAACATAAGAAATACTaatgcaataaaacaattttaattacaatttttatgcTGGCAAGGTGTTGCATGTAGTAATAAACCTACAcaatgaaacatggtgatgACTCTCTGCTTTACAGATGTAAATTGTTATGAATATATTGAATACCCAAGAGAGTGCTAGTTTATGACAGGTGAAGGCGTGTCTGGAGTGCGGCAAGCATATTTTCTCACACCCTTCCAACACCTGAACAAAGTTAAATCCCAGctatttaagaaataaagttttctcTCAATGCTTGAATGTAGTTCTCTTAGTGCTAATGAGAGTTTTAAATCCAACTTAggttgtgattgttttttttttggatgaaacCATTGCAGATAAACAAGGTTGTGGGTGGAGCTTCTGTTCAGTTCTATCCAGATTCTACTGGTTGACTGCAGGGTTTATGGTCTATACAGAATTTTGATAAAGAGACTGGGAAACTCAGAAACAGTAAGAAATCCGGAAGTAAAGAGAAGACAGAACACAAAGGGCCAGACTGTCCAAAA contains:
- the LOC116724992 gene encoding claudin-23-like, which translates into the protein MPSLFRRRDTEWVRTTMRTPGILIFGMVMAPCGWILSLVTTVAPNWRTLQGFTNLPANRVYEQGIFDVCIAATATERQQCGQTDTTYFSNNIIPISKGLMLGSLIVNLVGIAVAIPGVRCWKDQPRWALCTVAGVLIFCSGVLTLIPVSWYTHIINDITTATARIDIRAGYCIVLGFIGGIFEVLGGIVMALGCCRCCGGRNRGERPIEEVLGPRSQPKREPRRVEVPSLSRPRSSAASSYPASVDDDIDVSFPRAKSPGARSGASNPSFTGRPYDVDL